A section of the Methanosarcina mazei S-6 genome encodes:
- a CDS encoding glycosyltransferase family 2 protein: protein MTITIAAMPAYNESHSIADVIQGCKKYVDRVVVVDDGSTDNTVDIAESLGAYVVRHEVNQGYGAALRHCFEAARNLGASSMVIIDSDGQHDPSEIPKLLEPLRDGFDLVIGSRFVNGNGKNVPIYRKFGMKVLDVATYIAGGLHVTDSQSGFRAYGKKAIENINLNRADMSAGSEILIQARDHKLKFTEVEIHCRYDLEDCSSEHPFIHGPRVLFRLLKDMEYRRPLYYFAVPGMIMASAGVLMGLKFLQDYILGGYLRFGPTLLMVMLTIIGAFMIFTGIILHAISRMMFINEQIRRQ from the coding sequence ATGACCATTACTATTGCAGCCATGCCTGCGTATAATGAATCCCATTCTATTGCCGATGTTATTCAGGGCTGTAAAAAATACGTGGACCGGGTTGTGGTTGTGGATGATGGAAGTACTGACAACACTGTTGATATCGCTGAGTCCCTTGGCGCTTATGTCGTCCGCCACGAAGTTAACCAGGGTTATGGTGCAGCCCTCCGCCACTGTTTTGAAGCTGCCCGCAATCTTGGTGCCAGCTCCATGGTTATCATCGATTCCGACGGTCAGCACGATCCTTCTGAAATCCCCAAACTTCTTGAGCCTTTAAGAGATGGTTTCGACCTTGTTATTGGCTCACGTTTCGTCAACGGTAACGGAAAAAACGTTCCTATTTACCGTAAATTCGGCATGAAAGTTCTTGATGTGGCAACTTATATCGCAGGCGGTCTTCATGTTACAGATTCTCAGAGTGGTTTTCGCGCCTATGGCAAAAAGGCTATTGAGAATATTAACCTGAACAGAGCTGACATGTCTGCAGGTTCTGAGATTCTTATTCAGGCAAGAGACCATAAACTTAAATTTACTGAAGTGGAGATCCACTGCAGGTATGACCTTGAAGACTGCTCAAGTGAACATCCGTTTATACACGGGCCACGTGTTTTGTTTCGGCTTTTGAAAGATATGGAATACAGGCGTCCCCTGTACTACTTTGCTGTCCCTGGTATGATTATGGCATCCGCAGGCGTCCTTATGGGTCTTAAGTTTCTCCAGGACTACATTCTTGGAGGATACCTGCGTTTTGGACCCACGCTCCTTATGGTGATGCTGACAATAATAGGCGCTTTCATGATATTTACAGGAATCATACTGCATGCAATTTCGAGAATGATGTTTATTAATGAACAGATTCGAAGACAATAA
- a CDS encoding glycosyltransferase family 2 protein encodes MECPFVSVVVGIRNEERYIEECIESLLRLDYPQDSYEIIIVDGMSTDRTRELVQKYPVRLLLNERKNVAAARNLGVQNSMGDFVAFTDGDCKADPLWLKTLVTEMKNAPEDVVCVGGPNLIFDTDPVFGRVVGHAQETFLGSGGSAQSKNSLKKHYVSSLPNCNAMYKKNTIIEAGYFDERFVVGQDGDLNYRINKKGYKFLYIPEAIVLHHRRGTLKSFSVRMFKYGMWMGELFKKHGELVRWYAILPSVAILFSVFSLIISPVYTTPIIVLLLMGFLYLILVFIASIQVIFKMKSKYGLYALVVIPVQHITYGMGFLYSFANSLYKSKGVSSSIVQN; translated from the coding sequence ATGGAATGTCCTTTTGTTTCGGTTGTAGTGGGTATTCGCAACGAAGAACGATATATTGAAGAATGTATCGAGTCGCTACTTCGTCTGGATTACCCCCAGGATTCTTACGAGATTATTATCGTCGATGGAATGTCCACCGACAGAACCCGGGAACTGGTACAGAAATACCCGGTCAGGCTTCTTCTTAATGAGAGAAAAAACGTTGCAGCGGCAAGAAACCTTGGAGTGCAGAATTCCATGGGAGATTTTGTTGCATTTACAGACGGGGACTGCAAGGCAGACCCTCTATGGTTAAAAACCCTTGTTACTGAAATGAAAAATGCTCCTGAAGATGTGGTATGTGTTGGTGGGCCTAACTTAATATTTGATACCGATCCTGTTTTTGGTAGAGTGGTGGGGCATGCCCAGGAAACATTTCTCGGTTCAGGAGGTTCTGCTCAGTCTAAAAATTCCTTAAAGAAACACTATGTTAGCTCTCTCCCTAACTGCAATGCGATGTATAAAAAAAATACAATAATTGAAGCAGGATATTTCGATGAGCGGTTTGTTGTAGGTCAGGATGGAGACCTTAACTACAGAATAAATAAAAAAGGTTATAAGTTCTTGTATATTCCAGAAGCAATAGTTCTGCATCATAGAAGGGGAACTCTCAAGTCATTTTCAGTAAGAATGTTCAAGTATGGCATGTGGATGGGGGAACTTTTTAAAAAACATGGGGAGCTTGTTCGGTGGTATGCGATTTTGCCCTCTGTCGCTATTCTCTTCTCAGTTTTTTCGCTTATCATTTCTCCGGTCTATACCACGCCAATAATAGTCCTGCTCTTAATGGGATTTTTATATCTCATTCTGGTCTTCATTGCCTCAATTCAGGTAATATTTAAAATGAAATCAAAGTACGGACTTTATGCCCTTGTTGTGATTCCTGTGCAGCACATCACTTATGGTATGGGATTTTTGTACAGTTTTGCAAACTCTCTCTATAAATCAAAAGGAGTGTCTTCTTCGATAGTTCAAAATTAA
- a CDS encoding glycosyltransferase, translating to MRVLEVCQEFPNRYYPQLGTFIKQSIDSIANQGVELTVISPKAFVLPFSAFPYHNFSKLPGIEHTEKYDLHYPRYFYAVPKKYFYPLTGMSYSYFVSGYAMKNINLKPELIHAHFSYPDGYGMMKLAKKWEVPLVISALGTIERKVAYEGSYTSKQIIEAMNFADRILSVSEDLKTHIVNLGIDENKVDVVPNGVDTEIFRPAGKEYARNVLNLPQEKKIVLFIGALRKIKGVDYLIEAAKSFVNKNTDLYMVGRDDGLRKSLEKRAEELKISGFIKFTGPVTHEEIPLWISAADMLVLPSLSEGRPNVVLEALSCEVPVVATDVGGIPELMVEGETGYLVPSKNPVQLSEKINKLLENESRREKMGKFGRKSIIQRGLTWESHAKKTVDIYSELLARSSK from the coding sequence ATGAGAGTACTGGAAGTATGTCAGGAGTTCCCTAACAGGTATTATCCACAGCTTGGAACATTTATAAAGCAAAGTATAGACTCTATCGCAAATCAGGGAGTAGAATTGACAGTTATTTCTCCAAAAGCTTTTGTACTTCCTTTTTCTGCATTTCCGTACCATAATTTTTCTAAATTACCCGGGATTGAGCACACGGAAAAATATGACCTTCACTATCCGCGCTACTTCTACGCAGTCCCTAAAAAGTACTTCTATCCTTTAACCGGCATGTCATATTCTTATTTTGTTTCCGGATATGCCATGAAAAACATAAATCTGAAACCGGAGCTGATTCATGCACACTTCTCATACCCTGATGGGTACGGAATGATGAAACTCGCAAAGAAATGGGAAGTTCCTCTTGTAATCAGCGCCCTTGGCACTATAGAAAGAAAAGTTGCCTATGAAGGTTCCTATACTTCAAAACAGATTATAGAAGCCATGAATTTTGCCGACAGGATACTTTCTGTCAGTGAGGACCTCAAAACCCACATAGTAAACCTCGGGATAGACGAAAATAAAGTAGATGTGGTTCCTAACGGCGTGGATACGGAAATATTCAGACCGGCAGGAAAAGAATATGCAAGAAATGTTTTAAACCTGCCTCAGGAAAAAAAGATTGTCCTGTTTATAGGAGCCCTGAGGAAAATAAAAGGTGTGGATTATCTTATTGAAGCTGCAAAAAGTTTTGTGAATAAAAACACAGACCTCTACATGGTAGGCAGGGATGATGGGCTTAGAAAAAGCCTGGAGAAAAGGGCAGAAGAACTTAAAATCTCCGGCTTTATCAAATTTACAGGGCCAGTAACCCATGAAGAGATTCCCCTCTGGATTTCAGCAGCTGATATGCTGGTTTTACCTTCCCTTTCAGAAGGGAGACCAAATGTTGTTCTTGAAGCTCTTTCCTGTGAAGTCCCTGTAGTGGCGACTGACGTTGGCGGAATCCCGGAACTGATGGTTGAAGGGGAAACAGGCTATCTGGTACCTTCTAAAAACCCTGTACAGCTATCAGAGAAAATAAACAAATTACTTGAAAACGAAAGCAGAAGAGAAAAGATGGGAAAATTCGGCCGCAAAAGCATAATCCAGAGAGGACTTACCTGGGAATCTCATGCAAAGAAAACTGTAGATATATATTCAGAACTCCTCGCAAGATCCTCAAAATGA
- a CDS encoding glycosyltransferase family 4 protein, giving the protein MFKKVNNIFLVYYSSFTTKSGSNIHILELLNNLKKYTDVVLFAPGQKGIERVFSGVKYVPVINNKYLVQPSYEIMLSVYLLYACLKNRPEVLYLRQNSFPFLPIALCRIFKIPSIVEVNGLVMDELSVSPDSKSFAYRVFSYLALRSEKFNYTYCDRIVSVTDKLKDELVRLYSVPAEKVIVINNGANTDIFKPMDQKQVRDRLKLDNSKKYVCFVGHLAAWQGVEFLIYAAPYILEKSPDVRFLVVGDGVMKDKLIEIASETGVLDKFTFTGRVPYESVPEYINAADVCVAPFIKDRNSKIGLSALKTYEYLACGKPIVASNIAGVKDLLDLSGGGISVTPENPGDLANAVVELISDQNIRNTMGERGRKYVIENHSWDGVAREILDICYEII; this is encoded by the coding sequence ATGTTTAAAAAAGTAAATAACATTTTTCTGGTTTATTACAGCTCTTTTACCACAAAATCAGGCTCTAATATACACATACTCGAGCTCTTAAATAATTTGAAGAAATATACGGATGTAGTTTTGTTTGCGCCAGGTCAAAAAGGCATAGAGCGCGTTTTTTCCGGAGTAAAGTATGTGCCTGTGATAAATAACAAGTACCTTGTACAGCCTTCTTACGAGATCATGCTGTCTGTTTATCTTCTGTACGCATGTTTAAAAAACAGACCTGAAGTGCTTTATCTCCGTCAGAACTCTTTCCCGTTCTTACCTATTGCTTTATGTAGGATTTTTAAGATCCCCTCCATAGTGGAAGTTAACGGGCTGGTTATGGACGAGCTCAGTGTGAGTCCGGATTCTAAATCTTTTGCATACAGGGTTTTTTCCTATCTGGCGCTCCGTTCTGAAAAATTTAATTACACGTACTGTGACCGGATAGTTTCCGTAACTGACAAGCTAAAGGATGAACTTGTCAGGTTATATTCAGTTCCTGCAGAGAAAGTTATTGTGATCAATAACGGAGCAAATACTGATATTTTCAAACCTATGGACCAGAAGCAGGTAAGGGATAGGCTCAAACTTGATAATTCAAAAAAGTATGTGTGTTTTGTGGGGCACCTTGCAGCCTGGCAGGGAGTTGAGTTTCTCATTTATGCAGCTCCGTATATTCTGGAAAAATCTCCTGATGTTCGTTTCCTTGTTGTCGGAGACGGAGTTATGAAGGACAAATTGATAGAAATTGCCTCAGAGACAGGGGTTCTGGACAAATTTACTTTTACCGGAAGGGTTCCCTATGAAAGTGTCCCTGAATATATCAACGCTGCTGATGTTTGTGTTGCTCCTTTTATTAAGGATAGAAATTCTAAAATAGGACTCTCTGCCTTAAAAACATATGAATATCTCGCATGTGGAAAGCCTATTGTAGCAAGTAATATAGCGGGTGTTAAAGATCTTCTTGATCTTTCAGGAGGCGGAATTTCAGTAACTCCGGAGAACCCGGGAGATCTTGCCAATGCAGTGGTAGAGCTTATTTCCGATCAAAATATAAGGAACACAATGGGAGAGCGGGGTCGTAAATATGTTATTGAGAATCATAGCTGGGACGGAGTTGCAAGAGAGATCCTTGATATCTGTTATGAAATCATTTGA